The DNA window AATGTCAACATCCTTAGTCATAGTTTGTCATTGTAAATTGGACTTTGAGTACTAGTGACATGACTTGATTTTATGAACTACTAATATACAACATTGTAAAATGAATATAACTTCCCGCGATGTTGTCATctctaacaataattaatatagCTACTTTTGTTAAATCAATGGTTAAGATGCTAACGtagcaaaagaaaaacaaaggggTGTGTTTATATTATACCTGCCAAGTCCATCATAGGCGCCAGCAAGATTGCTATACACTCCAAGAGTTTCAGAGTTATATGGTCCATACTCTTGTTCCAGAACAATCTTTGCTTCTTCAAACAATTCTACAGCCTCTTCCAAGGCATGAAGCTGCACACAAGCAAGTCCCATTTGATTAAGAGCGACGCCAAAGTATGCTGATTTCTTATCTCCGCTGGCACGAAGCTTCGAGATAGCATTCTCCATAGCATCATAGCATTCTTGATATCTCCCCAACATGTAGTTGATAACTCCAATTTGAGCTTCAATTCCTGCAATAGTTCTTTGTTGTCCAGGCATATCCTTCAGTATCACAAGTGCCTTGTGCAGCAAGTTAAGTGCCTTTTCAGGCTCACCCATCGACTCGTAGATAACGGAGACATTAGTTAGACCAATGGCAATGTCCTCTGGCGGGACACCAGCAGCTGGATTCTCATAGATCCGAAGCGCGCTTTGGCAATAAAACCTTGATTCCTTTAGCTTCCAGGTCCTGTTATACAATTCAGCTAAGCGCACATAGACTGATGCGACCGCAGGATGATTCTCTCCTTTGCTGGCTTTGAAGACCTTCAGCGCTTTCTGGAATGCCACGATGGCTTCATCGTATCGAGCCAATGATATAAATGTATCTCCAATGCTACAATCAACAGATGCCACCTCAACTTCTTGGCCATTTGCCACCATTGCCAAGCTGGCTAAAACAAGATGCTCCAATGCAGCTTCATGATTTCCCTTTGTTTCGCATATAAGTCCCATTAACCTTCTATCGGCCGCTTCTTCGAGAGATTGGGGGGAACCATTTTCCCTATGAATGTCAAGAGCCATTTGGCATAGCCTCTCTGCTTCATCTAATTGAAATGCTTGAACATTGGCTTCAGCAACATACCTACAAGTCTCACCAACTCTTGGATCTGTTTCCCCCAAAACCTGCTTCTGTAGTTCAAGCCCTTCAGAGTAATAGATAATTGCATTCTTAATTTGGCCTAGCATAGCATACGTATCTCCCAGTTGCATGTAACCTGAGAATTTAGCAAGGGCATTTTGTAATCCTTCCTCAACAACAGGAATCTCAATTGAGCATTCAATTATTGGAATTGCCTTATCATATTGGCCCAAACTGCAATATATTGCTGCAGTAACATGTAAACACATAACCAAATCTAAACTTCTCTTTCCGTTAGCAACCTTCTCGAATATTCTCAACGCTTGAAGAGCCGCTTCGAGCGCTTTCTGTGGGTTATCCCCTACTGACATAAAGTCCCTTGCCTGCTTTAGAAAAACATGTCCCATTTCAGGCTTATCCAATATCGATGATCGAGGCGAATAATCAGCACCATTCTTGGAACCTGATGTGGTTAAAGGAGGTTTTGATCTGTTCATGCTAGTTTGTGTCTTCAAAACGCTCTCATTCTTAATTCCAGCAGGAGGCTTTGAAGCTGGAGTAGTCCTTACCTTGGATAAGGATTTTGTTAGTACTGAAAGGCCGAAATTTGGTAATCCTTTGTCTGCCTTTCTTGGACTATCCGTTGAAGATAACAAAGAATCAATTCTAGGCTCATCACCAAAAGATCCACAGCTTCTTATTGAAGGTGAATTATCAGCACCATCCCAGACATGTTCCAAAGAGGAAACACCAACCCCATGAATTGGAAACTTTGTACCGGAAAAAGTCCGGTGATGAAGTTTTTGTGGACTCAAGGGACTCCTTGGTGACTGGTTTGTAGTTATGGCTTTCTTAGAAGGTAATGGCTTTGCAATCCCATTCATTTCATGGACTCTCCCTTCATCTTGATATTCATTTGCAACATTTATTGGCATTTTCAGCTCTGTGTGAAGCAAAATTAGCAAACACAAAAAAATGAGacatagataaataatatttgCTAACAAAAAGCAAGCTCTTGACAATGCCTAACATTGAGAATCTAAAACAAAAATGGTGAAACAAAATTCAATGGATGGTGACAAAATATGATCAATTGTTTATTATGGTATTTAATTAATAAGGAAAGATGTAATGTGTATGCATGCTACAAAGGTATTAGATGACTTGAAAGCATTATTATCAAAACTTAAGCCATAAACATACTTGTAAtttgatataatcaaattaaaatttaattgatgtgcaatttttttttatatcatcCTTGTTTGTGCTGAGAGGAATAATAGAAGAAGGGAATAATGAAAAAGATGTACCTTAATAATGTGGATGAAACCAAGCAATGATGTGAAAATGGATATGAAGGAAAAGTCAAATTAAAGGGgaaaatctttttgtttttgttgttttgaattttccccttaaattttataatgaaaGAATTACATACAATATATACGtgaaagagaaggagaaagggAGGGTTGAGAGAACAAGTAATAGGAaggaataataataagaagaagaaaaggaaaaaaatggtgtaaaaaggaaaaaaaatttttttgatttttccaGAGCTGGAATAGAATAttaaggaaagagaaaaaagaaagaaagaggggGCAATCTAGCCGTGCGCAAAACCTACCTTCCTTGTctcttttttcgttttcttctaCCAGTCAAACCTTTTATCAATATGCCACGTTGGTtctggtatttttttttcttttttacgttCAATTTTGCCTTTTTAGTGAAAGACACTTTTGCCATGCTAAAaataagggtcgaatcccacggaaaTTGTTGGCTTGAAACAAACTATAGTTATCCTTACCAGTAgggttctttaatttcaattgtaaagaaaatgaaagggcataaaataaataattattacgcaataataaagaatatgttggagttttggagatgctttgtcc is part of the Arachis duranensis cultivar V14167 chromosome 1, aradu.V14167.gnm2.J7QH, whole genome shotgun sequence genome and encodes:
- the LOC107492104 gene encoding protein KINESIN LIGHT CHAIN-RELATED 1-like; its protein translation is MPINVANEYQDEGRVHEMNGIAKPLPSKKAITTNQSPRSPLSPQKLHHRTFSGTKFPIHGVGVSSLEHVWDGADNSPSIRSCGSFGDEPRIDSLLSSTDSPRKADKGLPNFGLSVLTKSLSKVRTTPASKPPAGIKNESVLKTQTSMNRSKPPLTTSGSKNGADYSPRSSILDKPEMGHVFLKQARDFMSVGDNPQKALEAALQALRIFEKVANGKRSLDLVMCLHVTAAIYCSLGQYDKAIPIIECSIEIPVVEEGLQNALAKFSGYMQLGDTYAMLGQIKNAIIYYSEGLELQKQVLGETDPRVGETCRYVAEANVQAFQLDEAERLCQMALDIHRENGSPQSLEEAADRRLMGLICETKGNHEAALEHLVLASLAMVANGQEVEVASVDCSIGDTFISLARYDEAIVAFQKALKVFKASKGENHPAVASVYVRLAELYNRTWKLKESRFYCQSALRIYENPAAGVPPEDIAIGLTNVSVIYESMGEPEKALNLLHKALVILKDMPGQQRTIAGIEAQIGVINYMLGRYQECYDAMENAISKLRASGDKKSAYFGVALNQMGLACVQLHALEEAVELFEEAKIVLEQEYGPYNSETLGVYSNLAGAYDGLGRVDDAIDILDYIVEMRESKLGTANPDVVDEKRRLDELLKQTGRVRTRKGRSLDQLLDGNVRTMGDLIFLNA